The following coding sequences are from one Eucalyptus grandis isolate ANBG69807.140 chromosome 11, ASM1654582v1, whole genome shotgun sequence window:
- the LOC104425692 gene encoding uncharacterized protein LOC104425692, which produces MVGFVRAKRGSDLLDAQARARLVGADLRRLSADSSGSEHDGEDDSPCLSELVHGFLEVEPDDPAACRSPSDCDSDSDRADSAADWTDAIECALEQALARNADSYRSLLLSHVSKAIEVFSGLRSNKPALRRNVMSYLREIGYNAAICKTKWDSSGGLTAGSYEFIDVVRPEPSAGGSPSRYFVDVDFDGQFAIARPAPEYTRLLQRVPRVFVGRIEDLKRIVRAMCDGARRSLKSRGLSLPPWRKNRYMQNKWVGPFRRTTNPSPASTFAHAAAGVAATTSVGTAVMCRSVGFDQSMSGRLFVRTR; this is translated from the coding sequence ATGGTGGGTTTCGTCAGAGCGAAGCGGGGCAGCGACCTGCTCGACGCCCAGGCCAGGGCTCGGCTCGTCGGCGCCGATCTCCGCCGCCTCAGCGCCGACAGCAGCGGGAGCGAGCACGACGGCGAGGACGACTCCCCCTGCCTCTCCGAGCTCGTCCACGGCTTTCTCGAGGTCGAGCCGGACGACCCCGCCGCGTGCCGGTCCCCCAGCGACTGCGACTCCGACTCGGACCGAGCCGACTCGGCCGCCGACTGGACGGACGCGATCGAGTGCGCCCTCGAGCAGGCGCTCGCCCGCAACGCGGATTCGTACCGGAGCCTCCTCCTGAGTCACGTCTCGAAAGCGATTGAGGTGTTTTCAGGCCTGAGGTCGAACAAGCCCGCGCTGAGGCGCAACGTGATGTCGTACCTGAGGGAGATCGGGTACAATGCGGCCATCTGCAAGACGAAGTGGGACTCCTCCGGCGGCCTCACCGCCGGGAGCTACGAGTTCATCGACGTGGTCCGGCCGGAGCCGTCCGCGGGCGGCAGCCCGAGCCGGTACTTCGTCGACGTCGACTTCGACGGCCAGTTCGCGATCGCGCGGCCGGCGCCGGAGTACACGCGGCTGTTGCAGCGAGTCCCGAGGGTTTTCGTCGGCAGAATCGAGGATCTGAAGAGGATCGTGAGGGCGATGTGCGACGGGGCGAGGCGGTCCCTCAAGAGCAGAGGCCTCTCTCTGCCCCCGTGGAGGAAGAACCGGTACATGCAGAACAAGTGGGTCGGGCCGTTCCGTCGGACGACGAACCCGTCGCCGGCGAGCACCTTCGCTCATGCGGCGGCCGGGGTGGCGGCGACCACCTCCGTTGGCACCGCCGTGATGTGCCGATCGGTTGGGTTCGACCAATCCATGAGCGGCCGTCTGTTTGTGCGCACGAGATAA